The [Pseudomonas] carboxydohydrogena genome includes a window with the following:
- a CDS encoding c-type cytochrome, with product MSERFTKAAARNIFYGGSIFFFIVFVGLTAQTHYYIRTSSTDETALTDSVRRGKHVWEKNACINCHTLLGEGAYFAPELGNVWVRYGGREDATGAREALTAWMHSQPSGIEGRRQMPDFHLSDQEVNDLIDFLEFTSRVKTQGWPPKTSG from the coding sequence ATGAGTGAGAGATTTACCAAAGCGGCCGCCAGAAATATTTTCTATGGGGGCTCGATCTTCTTTTTTATCGTCTTCGTCGGCCTGACGGCACAGACGCACTACTACATCCGCACATCCAGCACAGACGAGACGGCGCTGACGGACAGCGTTCGGCGCGGCAAGCATGTGTGGGAGAAAAATGCGTGCATCAACTGCCATACCCTGCTTGGCGAAGGTGCCTATTTCGCCCCCGAACTCGGGAACGTCTGGGTGCGTTATGGCGGACGCGAAGACGCCACCGGCGCACGGGAAGCGCTGACGGCCTGGATGCACTCGCAGCCGAGCGGCATCGAAGGACGCCGGCAAATGCCGGATTTCCACCTGAGCGACCAGGAAGTGAACGACCTGATCGATTTCCTGGAATTCACCAGCCGCGTCAAAACGCAAGGCTGGCCGCCGAAGACCTCGGGCTGA
- a CDS encoding cbb3-type cytochrome c oxidase subunit I has product MKYPTQRVALAYFTCAMLLFGVQIIFGTLAGTVYVFPNFLANIIPFNVLRMIHTNALIVWLLMGFFGCGYYLIPEEAERDIESPFLAYVQLGLLMFGALAAVAGYLFGVHEGREFLEQPLWIKAAIVVVALIYLYNVSMTILKGRKTAIGNVLLLGMWGIAVFWLFAFYNPGNIALDKVYWWYVVHLWVEGVWELVMASILAFLMIKMTGVDREVIEKWLYAIVGLALFSGLLGTGHHYYWIGAPGYWQWIGSIFSTFEVAPFFAMVVFAFNMVWKGRRDHPNKAAMLWSLGCTVGAFFGAGVWGFMHTLSFINYYSHGTQVTAAHGHLAFFGAYVMLNLAMISYAMPYLRNRKPYNQVLNMWSFWIMTSAMAFMTFTLTFAGVVQVHLQRVLGMSYMEVQDQLVLFYWMRLGSGVFVLISCLLFLYSIFGPVKEEQPAHISMPLQPAK; this is encoded by the coding sequence ATGAAATATCCAACTCAACGGGTCGCTCTGGCCTACTTCACCTGCGCCATGCTTCTGTTCGGCGTGCAGATCATCTTCGGCACATTGGCGGGTACCGTCTATGTGTTTCCGAACTTCCTCGCCAACATCATCCCCTTCAACGTCCTGCGCATGATCCACACCAATGCGCTGATCGTGTGGTTGCTGATGGGATTTTTCGGTTGCGGTTACTACCTCATTCCCGAGGAGGCCGAACGCGACATCGAAAGCCCGTTCCTCGCCTATGTGCAGCTCGGCCTGTTGATGTTCGGCGCGCTGGCCGCGGTCGCAGGCTATCTCTTCGGTGTCCATGAAGGGCGCGAATTCCTTGAACAGCCGCTCTGGATTAAGGCCGCGATCGTCGTGGTGGCGCTGATCTATCTCTACAACGTCTCAATGACGATCCTGAAAGGCCGCAAGACCGCAATCGGCAACGTGTTGCTACTCGGCATGTGGGGCATCGCGGTATTCTGGCTGTTCGCCTTCTACAATCCGGGCAACATCGCGCTCGATAAGGTCTACTGGTGGTACGTCGTCCACCTCTGGGTCGAGGGCGTATGGGAGCTCGTGATGGCCTCCATCCTCGCCTTCCTGATGATCAAGATGACCGGCGTCGATCGCGAGGTGATCGAGAAGTGGCTCTATGCCATCGTCGGCCTGGCGCTGTTTTCCGGCCTGCTCGGCACCGGGCATCATTATTACTGGATCGGCGCTCCGGGCTACTGGCAGTGGATCGGCAGCATCTTCTCGACCTTCGAGGTCGCGCCGTTCTTCGCCATGGTGGTCTTCGCTTTCAACATGGTCTGGAAGGGCCGCCGCGACCATCCCAACAAGGCGGCGATGCTGTGGTCGCTCGGTTGCACCGTCGGCGCATTCTTCGGAGCCGGCGTGTGGGGCTTCATGCACACGCTGTCCTTCATCAACTATTACAGCCACGGCACCCAGGTCACCGCGGCCCACGGCCACCTCGCCTTCTTCGGCGCCTATGTGATGCTCAATCTGGCAATGATCTCCTACGCGATGCCTTATTTGCGCAACCGGAAGCCCTACAATCAGGTGCTCAATATGTGGAGCTTCTGGATCATGACGTCCGCCATGGCGTTCATGACCTTCACCCTCACCTTCGCCGGTGTCGTGCAGGTGCACCTACAGCGCGTGCTGGGCATGAGCTACATGGAGGTGCAGGACCAGCTTGTGCTGTTCTACTGGATGCGCCTCGGCTCCGGAGTGTTCGTCCTGATCTCGTGCCTGCTGTTTCTCTACTCGATCTTCGGGCCGGTGAAGGAGGAGCAACCGGCCCACATCAGCATGCCGCTGCAGCCAGCCAAGTAA
- a CDS encoding cytochrome C oxidase subunit IV family protein, whose amino-acid sequence MAVLAKTWIVLVALTIATMSVAASQSRLLPFIVQAGLILAVAGFKASAILNYFLDLRSTSRGWRLLFSIYLVILGGSVLAIHVIGCTLAHGECALLAYGGMR is encoded by the coding sequence GTGGCGGTGCTGGCAAAAACCTGGATCGTGCTGGTCGCGTTGACGATCGCGACGATGAGCGTGGCTGCATCGCAAAGTCGTCTGCTGCCCTTCATTGTTCAGGCGGGATTGATCCTCGCGGTCGCGGGCTTCAAGGCTTCGGCGATCCTGAATTATTTTCTGGATCTGCGTTCCACGTCGCGCGGATGGCGTCTGTTGTTCTCGATTTATCTGGTCATACTTGGCGGATCGGTTCTCGCCATTCATGTCATTGGCTGCACCCTTGCGCATGGCGAATGCGCACTTCTGGCCTATGGAGGCATGCGATGA
- a CDS encoding alternative oxidase, with translation MLNIDKTNLLRHHTPEAMPDRIAFGMARLVAWMAGNTFFNSRYGDQVIVLETVTAVPPMVVATLLHLKCLRRMLDDNGWVRTFMDEAESQRTHLMAFVALARPNAWERFLIVLAQGIFYNLYFFLYLISARVAHRLAAYFAEQAVHGYSEYLLQIESGDRAMQPAPESAIAYWGLAPEAQVRDMVIAMLEDEAIHRDLHHAFADALMQGRTFPDRLRGDV, from the coding sequence ATGCTCAATATCGATAAGACAAATCTGCTTCGCCACCATACCCCCGAGGCAATGCCCGATCGGATTGCATTTGGAATGGCGCGGCTGGTCGCCTGGATGGCGGGGAATACTTTCTTCAACAGCCGCTACGGCGATCAGGTCATCGTTCTGGAGACGGTGACAGCCGTGCCGCCGATGGTTGTGGCAACCCTGCTTCACCTGAAATGTTTGCGGCGGATGCTCGACGATAACGGATGGGTTCGGACATTCATGGACGAGGCGGAGAGCCAGCGTACCCATTTGATGGCGTTTGTTGCGTTGGCGCGGCCGAATGCGTGGGAGCGATTTCTGATCGTTCTTGCACAGGGTATTTTCTACAACCTCTATTTTTTCCTCTACCTGATCTCGGCCCGGGTCGCGCACCGTTTGGCGGCTTATTTCGCCGAACAGGCGGTTCATGGATATTCAGAGTATTTGTTGCAAATCGAATCCGGTGATCGTGCGATGCAACCGGCCCCGGAATCTGCAATTGCCTATTGGGGATTGGCGCCGGAAGCGCAAGTTCGCGATATGGTCATAGCCATGCTCGAAGACGAGGCAATCCACCGTGACCTTCATCACGCCTTTGCCGATGCGCTGATGCAAGGTCGAACATTCCCGGACCGTCTCAGGGGAGATGTCTGA
- a CDS encoding Crp/Fnr family transcriptional regulator, with protein sequence MDHHSDLNILGRTELFRDVPSATLIEIQSAGFRTRLAGGEVLFQQGDSASSLFIVIAGRLRATQTTPDGQQIIIRYLAPGETAGHATLVRGVAHPSTVTAVDDSHLIGWTSDTIWKIMEQHPAVTMNALAVLSARYHEIQLRLLELSTEKVERRIGHTVLRLANQAGRRTARGIEIAFPLSRQDLAEMAGTTLHTVSRILSRWEDLGIVDCGRRQVVVCKPNMLETISDESG encoded by the coding sequence ATGGATCATCATTCCGACCTCAATATTCTCGGTCGGACCGAGTTGTTCCGTGATGTGCCTTCGGCGACATTGATCGAGATTCAATCTGCGGGATTTCGCACCAGGCTCGCTGGCGGAGAGGTGCTATTCCAGCAAGGCGACAGTGCATCATCCCTGTTCATCGTCATTGCAGGTCGCCTTCGCGCCACTCAAACGACTCCGGACGGGCAACAGATCATCATCCGCTATCTCGCTCCGGGGGAAACGGCCGGTCACGCCACGCTCGTTCGTGGCGTTGCCCATCCCAGCACAGTCACAGCTGTTGACGATTCTCATTTGATCGGCTGGACCAGCGATACGATCTGGAAAATCATGGAACAGCATCCGGCTGTCACCATGAACGCGCTTGCCGTGCTGTCGGCGCGTTACCATGAAATCCAGCTTCGGCTGCTTGAGCTTTCGACAGAGAAGGTCGAACGCCGCATCGGCCATACCGTCCTGAGGCTGGCAAACCAGGCGGGCCGCCGCACCGCACGCGGGATTGAAATCGCGTTCCCCCTGTCTCGCCAGGATCTCGCCGAGATGGCCGGCACGACACTTCATACAGTGAGCAGAATCCTCAGTAGATGGGAGGATCTTGGCATCGTCGATTGCGGGCGGCGTCAGGTGGTCGTGTGCAAGCCGAATATGCTGGAAACCATTTCCGACGAGTCGGGCTAG
- a CDS encoding cytochrome c oxidase subunit 3, whose amino-acid sequence MSVVRNPLGVSRRDCFGMVETGLIQHLNDNVEAAPADWGPLSALPGNPMMWILILGEIAVFGVFLLGFSVARVLDPQLFDSSRSHLSTLLAGINTLVLVTSGFLVAAAVFQRRHNGHGRLLLVAGMVLGTVFLAIKGVEYTQLFNEGIGIETNTFFRLYFMITGFHALHIVLGLLILGIVFFANSVENMETGAAFWHMLDMIWVLIYPIVYLLH is encoded by the coding sequence ATGTCAGTTGTGCGCAACCCGCTCGGGGTTTCGCGGCGCGACTGTTTTGGCATGGTGGAGACAGGCTTGATCCAGCATTTGAATGACAACGTGGAGGCAGCGCCCGCCGACTGGGGGCCGCTGTCTGCTCTGCCTGGAAATCCAATGATGTGGATTCTGATCCTCGGAGAAATCGCCGTATTTGGTGTGTTTCTTCTCGGCTTTTCCGTCGCGCGTGTGCTGGATCCGCAATTGTTCGACAGTTCGCGATCCCACCTCAGTACGCTGCTTGCCGGGATCAATACGCTTGTGCTGGTCACCAGCGGTTTTCTTGTCGCCGCCGCTGTTTTTCAACGGCGGCACAATGGGCATGGCAGGCTGCTTCTTGTTGCGGGAATGGTGCTTGGAACGGTCTTCCTCGCGATCAAAGGTGTGGAGTACACGCAGCTTTTCAACGAGGGAATCGGCATCGAAACCAATACATTCTTTAGACTGTATTTCATGATTACCGGCTTCCACGCATTGCATATCGTGCTCGGACTTCTGATCCTTGGAATCGTATTCTTCGCCAACAGCGTGGAGAATATGGAAACAGGCGCTGCCTTCTGGCACATGCTCGATATGATCTGGGTGCTGATTTACCCGATCGTCTACCTGTTGCATTGA
- a CDS encoding CbbQ/NirQ/NorQ/GpvN family protein — translation MLKSVNTAEKATDLPFYAPTGSECEIFEHAYRNRLPVLLKGPTGCGKTRFVAHMAARLGRPLYTVSCHDDLTAADLTGRYLLKGGDTVWADGPLTRALREGAICYLDEVVEARKDVTVVLHPVTDDRRTLPLERTGELLQAPPEFMLVASYNPGYQNVLKTLKPSTRQRFLSMEFGFPTLEAEAAIVSHESGLPQDRCIPLVKVAQALRGLKGQDIEEGASTRLVVYCAVLIRDRVDYDTALRVALIEPLSDDPEIVDGLKRVAQIALG, via the coding sequence ATGTTGAAGAGCGTCAACACCGCGGAAAAAGCGACTGACTTGCCGTTCTATGCACCGACCGGCTCGGAATGCGAGATTTTCGAACACGCTTACCGCAATCGTCTGCCGGTCCTGCTCAAGGGACCGACAGGCTGCGGGAAAACCCGCTTCGTCGCCCATATGGCGGCGCGGCTCGGTCGCCCTCTTTATACTGTGTCGTGCCATGACGACCTGACCGCCGCCGACCTGACCGGCCGCTATCTCCTGAAAGGCGGCGATACCGTCTGGGCGGACGGCCCCCTCACCCGCGCCCTGCGCGAAGGCGCGATCTGCTATCTCGATGAGGTTGTCGAAGCGCGCAAGGACGTCACGGTCGTTCTGCATCCGGTCACGGACGACCGGCGCACATTGCCGCTCGAGCGCACCGGCGAACTGCTGCAGGCGCCGCCTGAGTTCATGCTCGTGGCGTCCTATAATCCCGGCTACCAGAATGTGCTGAAAACATTGAAGCCAAGCACGCGGCAACGTTTCCTGTCCATGGAGTTCGGCTTTCCCACGCTGGAAGCCGAAGCCGCGATCGTCTCTCATGAAAGCGGACTGCCGCAGGATCGGTGCATTCCTCTGGTCAAGGTCGCCCAAGCGCTGCGCGGCCTGAAGGGACAGGACATCGAGGAAGGTGCTTCGACGCGGCTGGTGGTTTACTGCGCCGTGCTGATCCGCGACCGCGTGGATTACGACACCGCACTACGCGTCGCCTTGATCGAGCCGCTGTCCGACGATCCGGAAATTGTGGATGGATTGAAGCGCGTCGCGCAGATCGCACTGGGATAG